The Rhizobium sp. BT03 genome has a window encoding:
- a CDS encoding MarR family winged helix-turn-helix transcriptional regulator, with translation MNEALTRILSNSPAEPDDENVSLIGRSMARMRLMTGRRLIGRLAIQSAAPGLELSHLDVLDAVRRAQPAGEVTVGMIAEMLRIDPSRASRVVAEMVTRNVLRREASQADARRIVVVMTAAGEALLAEIRAQKIAIISEIVSDWPEEDVDRFATLFDRFIGGYEAIFLSRDKDTPG, from the coding sequence ATGAATGAAGCCCTGACCAGGATCCTGTCCAACAGCCCGGCCGAGCCGGATGACGAAAACGTGTCTCTCATCGGCCGGAGCATGGCGCGTATGCGGCTGATGACCGGGCGGCGGCTGATCGGCCGGCTGGCGATCCAGAGCGCCGCACCGGGTCTCGAGCTTTCGCATCTCGATGTGCTCGATGCCGTGCGCAGGGCGCAGCCTGCCGGCGAGGTGACGGTCGGCATGATCGCGGAGATGCTGCGCATCGATCCGTCGCGGGCAAGCCGGGTGGTGGCCGAGATGGTGACCCGCAACGTGCTGCGCCGCGAGGCCTCGCAGGCCGATGCGCGGCGGATCGTCGTGGTCATGACGGCGGCGGGCGAGGCGCTGCTTGCAGAAATCCGCGCACAGAAAATTGCGATCATCTCCGAGATCGTTTCCGATTGGCCCGAAGAGGATGTCGATCGCTTCGCGACCCTGTTCGATCGCTTCATCGGCGGTTACGAGGCGATCTTCCTGTCGCGCGATAAGGATACGCCGGGCTGA
- a CDS encoding thiamine diphosphokinase, translated as MPMSQSTFTILLGGELGLTERLRHAVGRSRFIAADGGMRHAAALGVTPELWVGDFDSTSDDLAGAFPDVPKQPYPAAKAATDGEIAVSEAIARGARRLILAGALGGERSDHALQHLLSAVSLAEEGFDVLLTSGKEEAVPLLAGTIELDLPKDSLFSVLGFSALTGLCIDNARYPLADFHLPFGSSRTISNVAEGRVRFSLRSGRAIVLARPYDLSGV; from the coding sequence ATGCCCATGAGCCAATCCACCTTTACCATTCTGCTCGGCGGCGAACTCGGCCTGACGGAGCGCTTGCGCCATGCCGTCGGCCGCAGCCGCTTCATCGCGGCCGACGGCGGTATGCGGCATGCGGCGGCACTCGGTGTCACGCCGGAGCTCTGGGTCGGCGATTTCGATTCGACATCTGATGATCTCGCAGGTGCCTTTCCCGATGTACCGAAACAGCCCTATCCCGCGGCAAAGGCGGCGACGGACGGCGAAATTGCCGTGTCGGAAGCGATTGCGCGGGGTGCGCGGCGGCTGATCCTGGCCGGAGCGCTTGGCGGCGAACGCTCGGACCACGCGCTTCAGCATCTGCTGTCGGCCGTCAGTCTGGCGGAAGAGGGTTTCGACGTGCTGCTGACCTCGGGCAAGGAGGAAGCGGTGCCGCTGCTGGCCGGGACGATCGAGCTGGATCTTCCCAAGGACAGCCTGTTTTCCGTGCTCGGGTTCAGCGCGCTGACCGGGCTTTGCATCGACAATGCGCGTTATCCGCTGGCGGATTTCCATCTGCCTTTCGGCTCGTCGCGCACCATTTCCAATGTCGCGGAAGGCAGGGTTCGCTTTTCGCTCCGCAGCGGCCGGGCGATCGTGCTCGCCAGGCCCTACGATCTTTCCGGAGTCTGA
- a CDS encoding ABC-F family ATP-binding cassette domain-containing protein, with product MAPPILKLDDIFLSFGGAPLLAGASLQIEPGDKICLVGRNGSGKSTLLKIAAGLVEAQSGEVFRHPSSTVRYLEQAPDFAGFNTVQAYAEAGLGPGDDPYRVTYLLSHLGLTGEEDPRNLSGGESRRAALARVMAPEPDILLLDEPTNHLDLPTIEWLEGELQKTRSALVLISHDRRFLEKVSTATVWLDRGTSRRLDRGFSHFEAWRDQVLEAEELEQHKLGKAIEREEHWLRYGVTARRKRNMRRLGELQTMRSQYRGHKGPQGTVQATASDAQESGKLVIEADKITKSFGDRPIVTPFSIRVHRGDCIGLVGPNGAGKTTLLKMLTGQLSPDSGTIKLGTNLEIAILDQKREDLDPEDTLANYLTDGRGENLLVNGEQRHVTGYMKEFLFQPEQARTPIRSLSGGERARLMLARILSRPANLLILDEPTNDLDIETLDLLQEIVAGFPGTVILVSHDRDFLDRTVTSTIAPAVPDAPDGRWIEYAGGYSDMLAQRKGALEERKRAEKAAEKPKPQEAAPSGGGSKSKLSFKQKFALDNLPKEMAKAEAEIAKREQVMADPNLFTRDAAAFNRLASEMEELRASLTEMEEQWLELEMLREELEG from the coding sequence TTGGCCCCTCCCATTCTGAAACTCGACGATATCTTCCTGAGCTTCGGCGGCGCACCGCTTCTGGCGGGTGCCAGCCTGCAGATCGAACCGGGTGACAAAATCTGTCTCGTCGGCCGCAACGGCTCGGGAAAATCGACGCTTCTGAAGATCGCCGCCGGCCTGGTCGAGGCGCAGTCCGGCGAGGTCTTCCGCCATCCGTCCTCGACGGTGCGTTATCTCGAGCAGGCGCCGGATTTTGCCGGCTTCAACACCGTCCAGGCCTATGCCGAGGCCGGCCTCGGGCCGGGCGACGACCCCTATCGCGTCACCTATCTGCTGTCCCATCTCGGGCTGACCGGCGAGGAAGATCCGAGAAATCTTTCCGGCGGCGAATCGCGCCGCGCCGCCCTTGCCCGCGTGATGGCGCCGGAGCCCGACATTCTCCTGCTCGACGAGCCGACCAACCATCTCGACCTTCCCACAATCGAATGGCTGGAAGGCGAGCTGCAGAAGACGCGCAGCGCTTTGGTGCTGATCTCGCACGACCGGCGTTTCCTCGAAAAGGTCTCGACGGCAACTGTCTGGCTCGACCGCGGCACCTCGCGCCGGCTCGACAGGGGATTTTCGCATTTCGAGGCCTGGCGCGACCAGGTGCTGGAGGCCGAGGAGCTGGAGCAGCATAAGCTCGGCAAGGCGATCGAGCGCGAGGAGCACTGGCTGCGTTATGGCGTCACGGCGCGGCGCAAGCGCAACATGCGCCGCCTCGGCGAACTGCAGACGATGCGCTCGCAATATCGCGGCCACAAGGGGCCGCAGGGCACGGTGCAGGCGACGGCTTCGGATGCGCAGGAATCCGGCAAGCTGGTCATCGAGGCCGACAAGATCACCAAGAGCTTCGGCGACCGGCCGATCGTCACGCCCTTCTCGATCCGGGTGCATCGCGGCGATTGCATCGGTCTGGTCGGCCCGAACGGCGCCGGCAAGACGACGCTCTTGAAGATGCTGACCGGGCAGCTTTCGCCCGATAGCGGCACGATAAAGCTCGGCACCAATCTGGAGATCGCGATCCTCGACCAGAAGCGCGAGGATCTCGACCCGGAGGACACGCTCGCCAATTATCTGACCGATGGACGCGGCGAAAACCTGCTCGTCAACGGCGAGCAGCGCCATGTGACCGGCTACATGAAGGAGTTCCTGTTCCAGCCGGAACAGGCGCGCACGCCGATCAGGAGCCTCTCCGGCGGCGAACGCGCCCGGCTGATGCTGGCGCGCATTCTGTCGCGCCCTGCGAACCTGCTGATCCTCGACGAACCCACCAACGATCTCGACATCGAAACGCTCGACCTGCTGCAGGAGATCGTCGCCGGTTTTCCCGGAACCGTCATTCTCGTCAGCCATGACCGCGATTTCCTCGACCGCACCGTGACCTCGACGATCGCACCCGCCGTGCCGGATGCACCTGACGGCCGCTGGATCGAATATGCCGGCGGCTATTCCGACATGCTTGCCCAGCGCAAGGGCGCGCTCGAGGAGCGCAAGCGAGCCGAGAAGGCGGCGGAGAAGCCGAAACCGCAGGAGGCGGCGCCTTCTGGAGGAGGCTCGAAGAGCAAGCTTTCCTTCAAGCAGAAATTCGCGCTGGACAATTTGCCGAAGGAGATGGCGAAAGCCGAAGCCGAGATCGCCAAACGCGAACAGGTGATGGCCGATCCCAATCTCTTTACGCGCGATGCGGCTGCCTTCAACCGGCTTGCCAGCGAGATGGAGGAGCTGCGCGCCAGCCTCACTGAGATGGAAGAGCAGTGGCTGGAACTCGAAATGCTGCGGGAAGAGCTGGAAGGCTGA
- a CDS encoding MDR family MFS transporter, with translation MDMQLAPAPLVTDPRRRLILFFFLMTAMFMATLDNQIVSTALPTIVGEFGHLERFGWIGSAYLLSLSAVMPLYGKLGDLFGRKYVMMTAIMIFTVGSAVCGLAVSMNTLIAARVLQGLGGGGIMVSIFAVNADLFEPRERARYQSYSSLVLMASGAIGPVLGGTMSDLFGWRSIFLVNVPIGVIVLTGLAFMLPYRKPHRRPRIDYAGALLLALTTTSIVLATDSSELFGALVSPQSIGIVAFGLVCAVTWVFVERRAPEPIVPLELFRNSTFSLLLVISIMGGAIAIGMVNYLALFLQTTTGLSPSAAGLLFILLTGGLVCGSLSAGRIISKTGRYKPFAIASLTCSAIAFALMSQIHAGTPIAFIGAIMMLHGIGIGLAQQVPVIGVQNAAPARDVGAATGSVTLSRMGGASIAISIYGAIVASEIGKVGVSIPGVADIEQLTPKMMASLPEASRQTVADIYAAAFSPLFMTACAIALIGLAAAIMLKPVQLPRAGEAKMPQPATAEAAE, from the coding sequence ATGGACATGCAACTCGCGCCTGCGCCGCTCGTGACGGATCCTCGTCGCCGGCTTATCCTCTTCTTCTTCCTGATGACGGCCATGTTCATGGCGACGCTGGACAATCAGATCGTTTCCACGGCACTGCCGACAATCGTCGGTGAATTCGGCCATCTCGAACGTTTCGGCTGGATCGGCTCGGCCTATCTCCTGTCGCTCAGCGCCGTCATGCCGCTCTATGGCAAGCTCGGCGATCTCTTCGGCCGCAAATATGTGATGATGACGGCGATCATGATTTTCACCGTCGGCTCGGCGGTCTGCGGCCTCGCGGTTTCGATGAATACGCTGATCGCCGCCCGCGTCCTGCAGGGTCTCGGCGGCGGCGGCATCATGGTGTCGATCTTCGCCGTCAACGCCGATCTGTTCGAGCCGCGCGAGCGGGCGCGCTACCAGAGTTATTCCAGCCTGGTGCTGATGGCGTCGGGCGCGATCGGTCCGGTGCTCGGCGGCACGATGAGCGATCTTTTCGGCTGGCGCTCGATCTTCCTCGTCAACGTGCCGATCGGCGTCATCGTCCTTACCGGTCTCGCCTTCATGCTGCCCTATCGCAAGCCGCATCGCCGCCCCAGGATCGATTATGCCGGTGCGCTGCTGCTCGCCCTGACGACGACCAGCATCGTGCTCGCCACCGACAGCAGCGAATTGTTCGGCGCATTGGTCTCGCCGCAGAGTATCGGCATCGTCGCCTTCGGCCTCGTCTGCGCCGTCACCTGGGTGTTCGTCGAGCGCCGCGCGCCGGAGCCGATCGTGCCGCTGGAGCTTTTTCGCAATTCGACCTTCAGCCTGCTCCTGGTGATCTCGATCATGGGCGGTGCCATCGCCATCGGCATGGTCAACTATCTCGCGCTCTTTCTGCAGACCACCACCGGCCTTTCGCCTTCTGCCGCCGGCCTTCTCTTCATCCTTCTCACAGGCGGCCTCGTCTGCGGATCGCTGTCCGCGGGCCGGATCATCTCAAAGACCGGCCGCTACAAGCCCTTCGCCATTGCAAGCCTGACCTGCAGCGCCATCGCCTTCGCACTGATGTCGCAGATCCACGCGGGAACGCCGATCGCTTTCATCGGCGCGATCATGATGCTGCATGGCATCGGCATCGGCCTTGCCCAGCAGGTTCCGGTCATCGGCGTGCAGAATGCAGCACCCGCCCGCGACGTCGGCGCCGCCACCGGCTCGGTGACGCTGTCGCGCATGGGAGGCGCGTCGATCGCCATTTCGATCTATGGCGCCATCGTCGCTTCCGAGATCGGCAAGGTCGGCGTCTCCATTCCCGGTGTCGCCGATATCGAACAGCTGACGCCGAAGATGATGGCCTCCCTTCCCGAAGCAAGCCGCCAGACCGTCGCCGATATCTATGCCGCCGCCTTCTCGCCGCTGTTCATGACCGCCTGCGCCATTGCGCTGATCGGCCTTGCGGCCGCCATCATGCTGAAGCCTGTGCAACTGCCCCGCGCCGGCGAGGCGAAGATGCCGCAACCGGCGACGGCGGAAGCCGCGGAATAA